In Drosophila busckii strain San Diego stock center, stock number 13000-0081.31 chromosome 3R, ASM1175060v1, whole genome shotgun sequence, the sequence ActattttaagaaaataaagaTAACAGGTTCAAGGCCATGCTGACTATAAAGCAATTAGCTGTCAACAATTTCGAATGTCAGTTATTTTTTCAAAGCAATCGACAAAAGTGATAATTTTATGacttatttgtatgtgtgtaatttgCAGGTAACAGACGCTAATCCCGATCCAGAATGCACCCTGCTCACCTATTTGCGTGAGAAGCTGCGTCTCTGCGGCACCAAATTGGGTTGTGGTGAAGGCGGCTGTGGCGCCTGTACGGTAATGATTTCGCGCCTGGACCGCGCTAGCAACAAGATAAAGCATTTGGCGGTAAATGCCTGCCTGACGCCAGTGTGTGCCATGCATGGCTGTGCGGTGACGACAGTGGAAGGCATTGGCAGCACCAGGACACGTTTGCATCCAGTGCAGGAGCGTCTGGCCAAGGCGCATGGCTCGCAGTGTGGCTTCTGCACGCCGGGCATTGTGATGTCCATGTATGCGCTGCTACGCAATGCCAACCAGCCCACTATGCGGGATCTGGAGGTGGCTTTCCAGGGCAATCTGTGCCGCTGCACAGGCTATCGACCCATTCTGGAGGGCTACAAGACTTTCACCAAGGAGTTTGCCTGCGGCATGGGCGACAAGTGTTGTCGCATgaacggcaatggcaatggttGTGGCGATGAGCCCGCAACGGATGATAAGTTGTTTGAACGCAGCGAGTTTCAGCCGCTGGACAGCAGTCAGGAGGCCATATTTCCCCcagagctgcagctgacgTCAGCTTACGATGAGGAGAGCTTGCTGTTTCGCTCGGAGCGTGTTAGCTGGCATCGTCCCACCAcgttggagcagctgctgcagctgaaggcGGCGCATCCAGCGGCCAAGCTGGTAGTGGGCAACACAGAGATTGGCGTTGAGGTTAAATTCAAGCATTTTCTGTATCCTGTGCTCATAAATCCCACAAAAGTGCCCGAGCTGCTGGAGGTGCGTGAGACAGAGGAGAGCATATACTTTGGCGCCGCTGTCAGCTTGATGGACATAGATGCGCTGCTGCGTCAGCGCATAGAGGAGCTGCCGGAGGAGCAGACGCGTTTCTTTCAGTGCGCGGTGGACATGCTGCACTACTTTGCCGGCAAGCAAATACGCAATGTGGCCTGCCTGGGTGGCAATATCATGACGGGCAGTCCCATCTCTGATATGAATCCGGTGCTTAGCGCTGCGGGTGCGCAGCTGGAGTTGGCCAGTCTTGACGGCGGACGCCGCACTGTACACATGGGCAGCGGTTTCTTTACGGGCTATCGCCGCAATGTCGTGAAGCCGGAGGAGGTGCTGCTGGGCATACATTTCCAAAAGACGACGCCCAATCAGCATGTGGTGGCCTTTAAGCAGGCTCGTCGACGTGACGATGACATTGCCATTGTCAATGCCGCTATCAATGTGCGCTTTAAGCCGGACACGAACGTGGTGCAGTGCATCCAAATGGCATTTGGCGGCATGGCACCTACGACAGTGCTAGCGCCGCGCTCTTCGCAACTTATGAGGGACAAGCTCTGGAATCGTGAGCTGGTGGAGCAGGTGGCCAACAGTTTATGCGAGGAGCTGCCCTTGGATGCCAGTGCTCCAGGTGGTATGATTGCCTATCGACGTGCCTTGGTCATGAGCTTGTTCTTCAAGGCCTACTTGGCCATAAGTCGCAGGCTATGCGATGCGGGCATCCTCACGCCGGATGCAGTACCTAGCTCTGAGCGCAGTGGCGCCGATAGCTTCCACACGCCCGTATTGCGCTCCGCTCAGCTGTTTGAGCGCGTTTCCAGTGAGCAGCCCACTCATGATCCCATAGGCAAGCCCAAGGTGCATGCCTCAGCGCTGAAGCAGGCAACAGGTGAAGCCATCTACACCGATGACATACCACGCATGGATGGTGAACTCTATCTCGGCTTTGTGCTCAGCACACAGCCACGCGCTAAGATTATCAAGTTGGACCCTAGCGAGGCTTTGGCTCTGCCAGGCGTGCACGGTTTCTTCAGCGCACAGGATTTGACGGCGCATGAAAATGAAGTGGGTCCAGTTTTCCATGATGAGCACGTCTTTGCCGCCGGTGAGGTACACTGCATTGGTCAGGTTATAGGCACTATAGCGGCGGATAATCAGACGCTGGCTCAGCGTGCTGCGCGAATGGTGCGCGTGGAGTATGAGGCAGTGCAGCCAGTAGTGGTGACTATTGAGGAGGCTATTGAGCACAAATCCTACTTCCCCAACTACCCCATATACATCAACAAGGGAGACGTCACACAGGCTATGGCCGAGGCGGAGCTCAGCTATGAGGGCAGTTGCCGCATGGGCGGGCAGGAGCATTTCTATTTGGAGACGCATGCAGCGTTGGCTGTGCCACGCGACAGCGATGAACTGGAACTCTTCTGTTCCACACAGCATCCATCCGAAGTGCAGAAGCTGGTGGCCCATGTAATCTCCATACCCTCCCATCGCATTGTCTGTCGTGCCAAGCGTCTTGGTGGCGGCTTCGGTGGCAAGGAGTCTCGTGGCATTAGCGTTGCCCTGCCCGCTGCCTTGGCTGCCTATCGTCTGCGGCGTCCCGTGCGATGCATGCTGGATCGTGATGAGGATATGCTTATTACTGGCACTCGCCATCCGTTCCTCTTCAAGTATAAACTGGGCTTCACTCGCGAGGGTCTCATCACTGCCTGTGACATTGAGTGCTACAACAATGCCGGCTGGTCCATGGACTTGTCCTTCTCGGTAAGTAAAGTCTaagacaatttttaattactttctCATACACAATAACTCGCATCAGAGTAGTTGTCAAATAATACGTATACGCTCCGTCTGTCCATTTATCTTCAAATATGCTAAATACCTTTGGCAATATTCAAGCTGCAGCATTGataattctttatatatatatcaaagctACACAAATTTCCAGTCCAATGCAAGAGTTTTTTATTCTTATACACATATGATTTACAGGTACTGGAGCGCGCCATGTGCCACTTTGAGAACTGTTATCGCATTCCCAATGTGCGTGTGGGCGGTTGGGTATGCAAGACCAATTTGCCATCGAATACGGCTTTCCGTGGCTTTGGAGGACCGCAGGGCATGTTTGCCGGCGAGCATATTATACGAGATGTGGCGCGTATTGTGGGTCGTGATGTGCTGGATGTGATGCGTCTGAACTTTTACAAGACTGGCGACTACACGCACTACAATCAGCAGCTGGAGCACTTCCCTATTGAGCGTTGCCTGAAGGATTGCCTCAAGCAGTCGAGCTTTGAGCAGAAGCGTGCGGATGTGGCGTGTTTCAATCGTGAGAATCGCTGGCGCAAACGTGGTCTGGCTGTAGTGCCCACCAAGTTTGGTGTAGCCTTTGGCGTCATGCATCTAAACCAAGCGGGTGCGCTGATCAATGTATATGCAGATGGCTCCGTGCTTCTATCACATGGCGGTGTGGAGATTGGCCAGGGCTTGAATACAAAGATGATACAGTGTGCGGCGCGTGCTTTGGACATACCCATTGAACTCATACACATTTCGGAGACGGCCACAGACAAAGTGCCGAATACTTCACCCACAGCGGCCAGCGTGGGTTCGGATTTGAACGGCATGGCAGTGTTGGCGGCCTGCGAGAAGCTCAACAAACGCCTGGCGCCCATTAAGGAGGCACTGCCCAAAGGCACCTGGGCGGAGTGGATTAACAAGGCGTACTTTGATCGCGTTAGTCTGTCGGCCACGGGTTTCTATGCCATGCCAAACATAGGCTACCACCCGGAAACGAATCCCAATGCGCGCACCTATAACTATTTTACAAACGGTGTTGGCATTTCGCTGGTGGAGATTGACTGCCTCACGGGCGATCATCAGGTGCTTAGCATGGACATTGTTATGGACATTGGCTCTAGCATAAATCCGGCCATTGACATTGGGCAAATTGAGGGCGCCTTTATGCAGGGCTATGGTCTGTTTACGCTCGAGGAGCTCATGTATTCGCCACAGGGAATGCTCTACTCCCGCGGTCCGGGCATGTATAAGCTGCCCGGCTTCGCCGACATTCCTGGCGAGTTCAATGTCAGCTTGCTGACTGGTGCACCTAATCCTCGCGCTGTCTACTCCTCCAAGGTGCgtattaaactaaacaaacttgtagctttaatataatgtttttttatttctaggcTGTGGGTGAACCTCCACTTTTCATAGGCTCTGCTGCATACTTTGCTATCAAGGaagccattgctgct encodes:
- the LOC108604215 gene encoding xanthine dehydrogenase, translated to MTKTEANTSVLVFFVNGKKVTDANPDPECTLLTYLREKLRLCGTKLGCGEGGCGACTVMISRLDRASNKIKHLAVNACLTPVCAMHGCAVTTVEGIGSTRTRLHPVQERLAKAHGSQCGFCTPGIVMSMYALLRNANQPTMRDLEVAFQGNLCRCTGYRPILEGYKTFTKEFACGMGDKCCRMNGNGNGCGDEPATDDKLFERSEFQPLDSSQEAIFPPELQLTSAYDEESLLFRSERVSWHRPTTLEQLLQLKAAHPAAKLVVGNTEIGVEVKFKHFLYPVLINPTKVPELLEVRETEESIYFGAAVSLMDIDALLRQRIEELPEEQTRFFQCAVDMLHYFAGKQIRNVACLGGNIMTGSPISDMNPVLSAAGAQLELASLDGGRRTVHMGSGFFTGYRRNVVKPEEVLLGIHFQKTTPNQHVVAFKQARRRDDDIAIVNAAINVRFKPDTNVVQCIQMAFGGMAPTTVLAPRSSQLMRDKLWNRELVEQVANSLCEELPLDASAPGGMIAYRRALVMSLFFKAYLAISRRLCDAGILTPDAVPSSERSGADSFHTPVLRSAQLFERVSSEQPTHDPIGKPKVHASALKQATGEAIYTDDIPRMDGELYLGFVLSTQPRAKIIKLDPSEALALPGVHGFFSAQDLTAHENEVGPVFHDEHVFAAGEVHCIGQVIGTIAADNQTLAQRAARMVRVEYEAVQPVVVTIEEAIEHKSYFPNYPIYINKGDVTQAMAEAELSYEGSCRMGGQEHFYLETHAALAVPRDSDELELFCSTQHPSEVQKLVAHVISIPSHRIVCRAKRLGGGFGGKESRGISVALPAALAAYRLRRPVRCMLDRDEDMLITGTRHPFLFKYKLGFTREGLITACDIECYNNAGWSMDLSFSVLERAMCHFENCYRIPNVRVGGWVCKTNLPSNTAFRGFGGPQGMFAGEHIIRDVARIVGRDVLDVMRLNFYKTGDYTHYNQQLEHFPIERCLKDCLKQSSFEQKRADVACFNRENRWRKRGLAVVPTKFGVAFGVMHLNQAGALINVYADGSVLLSHGGVEIGQGLNTKMIQCAARALDIPIELIHISETATDKVPNTSPTAASVGSDLNGMAVLAACEKLNKRLAPIKEALPKGTWAEWINKAYFDRVSLSATGFYAMPNIGYHPETNPNARTYNYFTNGVGISLVEIDCLTGDHQVLSMDIVMDIGSSINPAIDIGQIEGAFMQGYGLFTLEELMYSPQGMLYSRGPGMYKLPGFADIPGEFNVSLLTGAPNPRAVYSSKAVGEPPLFIGSAAYFAIKEAIAAAREEQGLSPHCELEAPATSARIRMACQDNFTQLINMPEAGSYKPWNVVP